The nucleotide window ATAAACGATGAAAGGGGATCCCTAACACTGGAACTTCGTAACACAGTGGTCACCATGAACCAACCACTGGAACTGGAGATCCCTGATGGATACTTCTGGAGTGGGGAAAAACTGGAGATATATGCTGAACAATTCCTGAGTGATGATAAACAGGGATTCGTGTATACCTATGGAAACCGGTTAAGGAAACATTTTGAGGGGGTTGACCAGATAAAAGAAGCAATTAATCGTCTTAAAAATTGTAAAGAATCCAGAAGAGCCATATCTGTCACATGGGACCCTCCTACTGACACTCAAAGCGAGGAAGTGCCCTGCATGATCCTGGTGGACTTTAAAATAAGGGAAGGGAAACTTCACACCACTGGACTCTGGCGTTCCCATGATATCTACGGAGCATGGTTCCCCAACGCAGTGGGATTAACTCACCTGTCCCGTTACGTTGCCGGAGAAGTGGGAATAGAAGTAGGCAGTCTTACTATACACTCAATCAGTGCCCACATATACCAGGTGAACTTTGAAGAGGCATTAAGGGTTTAAATGTTGATTTATGAATCAACTGAATTTATTAATGGCCTCAGTATAGATAATAGTTTAGAAAATAGATTAATAGCTTAATAAATAATTAATGGTCTAATGAATAGGTTAATGGCTTATAAATGGATTGAGGTTTAATGAATAGGTTAATGCTTAATAGATATGATTAATATCCCAATAAAATGTAGATTTATGGTACAATACGAGTTTTAATGGGTTAAAAAATTATTTGATTAATATTTTTAAGATATCTTTTTAAGATAGATGAAAACCAAATAAAAAAACTTAAAACTTCCGGTAGATTAAAAGGAATTTAATGGATAATTTTTATAATGTCCATTGGATCTTGCTTTCATTGGAGATGATCAGATGGTAAGTGTCAATTTAGAAGCTAAAAAAACAGTAGACTTAATGATTGAGAATGCAGACGACCTTAATATTGCAGTTCACAAACTGGAAAACGGTTCAACAGTTATAGATGCAGGAGTTAATGTAACTGGAAGTTTTAAAGCAGGAGAACTTTACACTATTGTGTGTCTTGGTGGATTGGCTGAAGTGGGAATATCAATCCCTGGAGACCTCTCTGAAGGTTTAGCACTACCCTCAGTAAAGATAAAAACACACCAGCCCGCTATTTCAACCCTGGGATCACAGAAAGCTGGATGGTCCGTCAGTGTGGGTGACTTCTTTGCCCTGGGCTCTGGCCCAGCAAGAGCACTGGCCTTAAAACCTGAAGAAACCTATGAAGAAATCGGTTACATGGATGAAGCAGATCTAGCCATCATAACCCTTGAATCAGACAAACTCCCAGGAGCAGATGTCATGGATTATGTTGCTAAAGAATGTAAAGTTGCACCTGAGAATGTTTACGCCCTGGTAGCCCCAACCTCATCCCTGGTTGGTTCTATCCAGATTGCAGGAAGGGTAGTAGAAAACGGAACCTACAAGATGCTAGAGGCCCTGCACTTCGATGTTAACAAGGTCAAACACGCAGCAGGAATAGCCCCTATAGCTCCTGTGGACCCTGACGGCTTAAAAGCCATGGGAAAAACCAACGATGCAGTGTTATTCGGTGGTCGAACCTACTACTTCATTGAATCAGAAACCAAGGACGACCTGAAATCACTGGCTGAGAATTTACCATCATCTGCTGCTGATGGATATGGAAAACCATTCTACGATGTCTTCAAAGAAGCCAATTTCGACTTCTTCAAGATTGATAAGGGAATGTTCGCACCAGCAGAAGTGGTAATCAACGACCTCACCACTGGAGAACTATTCCGAGCAGGATACGTCAATGTGGAACTTTTAAAGAAATCATTTGGATTATAGGTTAACCTATAACCTTTTTTACCATACTTTTTTTAACCTTTTTTTAGAATCTTTCAAATATTTTGATTAATTAAAAAAAATTCTGGATGCTATTTTTTTTATTCAATCGGATGGATAATTGATGAACAGAAGTAATTAAAGACCCAATATTATACTTGGTGCTCATAAAGGTCATCCCTTACTATGATCACAGTGGGGAATAACTGATTCAAAATAGTTATTTAAGATATTTACCTTCTTTATTAAACTTATTGAGTCATCCTTAACTGGAGGAACATAAAAATAATAAATAATAATATTGCAAAGATTATCCCGATTTCAATGTCTTTTCCTGTTTTATTGTTTTTTTTATTGTTGATTATTATTTCACCACATTCCTGACAAAAAGCAGTGTAAGAATCATTATCTGCACCACATTTACTACATTTAACCATTTAGGACACTCTTTTCAAATAATTATTTATATTCAAATGTATATTGTTACTATTTCCTCATAAATATAATATCAAAACAGTGAGAATGGGGATCTTTAACTTAAAAATTTCAATAAAAATAGTTTTTAAATAATTTTTAGTTATTTTTTACAAAATATTCATATAAAGCCAGTAACAAGACAATATGCAAAGAGAAAAATCTTAACTCGTACTTACCTTATAACCATCAGTGTGATAAAATGAAAATTGGAATCTGCGATACTACTTTTGCCCGTTACGATATGGCCTCTGCTGCCATAAATGAGATAAAACAACACGTAGGTAATAATAAAATAATCCGAAGAACAGTCCCTGGGGTCAAGGACCTTCCAGTGGCCTGTAAAAAACTCATTGAAGAGGAAGGATGTGAAGTGGTTATGGCCCTGGGTATGCCCGGGCCGGAGGTAATGGACAAAACCTGTGCCCACGAAGCATCCACTGGACTCATACAGGCACAGCTCATGACTAACACCCATATCCTGGA belongs to uncultured Methanobacterium sp. and includes:
- a CDS encoding zinc-ribbon domain-containing protein; the encoded protein is MVKCSKCGADNDSYTAFCQECGEIIINNKKNNKTGKDIEIGIIFAILLFIIFMFLQLRMTQ
- a CDS encoding thymidylate synthase, translating into MAILIKTSTIKNGWETLVKRVMQKGSEINDERGSLTLELRNTVVTMNQPLELEIPDGYFWSGEKLEIYAEQFLSDDKQGFVYTYGNRLRKHFEGVDQIKEAINRLKNCKESRRAISVTWDPPTDTQSEEVPCMILVDFKIREGKLHTTGLWRSHDIYGAWFPNAVGLTHLSRYVAGEVGIEVGSLTIHSISAHIYQVNFEEALRV
- the ribC gene encoding riboflavin synthase; translated protein: MKIGICDTTFARYDMASAAINEIKQHVGNNKIIRRTVPGVKDLPVACKKLIEEEGCEVVMALGMPGPEVMDKTCAHEASTGLIQAQLMTNTHILEVFVHEDEGVDEKDLKFLADNRAREHAQNLVKMFFKKGALEKEAGMGMREGHPDKGPL
- the mch gene encoding methenyltetrahydromethanopterin cyclohydrolase; its protein translation is MVSVNLEAKKTVDLMIENADDLNIAVHKLENGSTVIDAGVNVTGSFKAGELYTIVCLGGLAEVGISIPGDLSEGLALPSVKIKTHQPAISTLGSQKAGWSVSVGDFFALGSGPARALALKPEETYEEIGYMDEADLAIITLESDKLPGADVMDYVAKECKVAPENVYALVAPTSSLVGSIQIAGRVVENGTYKMLEALHFDVNKVKHAAGIAPIAPVDPDGLKAMGKTNDAVLFGGRTYYFIESETKDDLKSLAENLPSSAADGYGKPFYDVFKEANFDFFKIDKGMFAPAEVVINDLTTGELFRAGYVNVELLKKSFGL